The Limnochorda sp. LNt genome includes a region encoding these proteins:
- a CDS encoding glycoside hydrolase family 31 protein: MPDDLSHAAADDAAPSTSVGPLRAVGAEMRRLVLEDRAGVRLEVSAWAPDLVRVVVAPASRPPATVGWALARPESQWDAGFPVRLEERRDGWVLVTPSLTVRVARASGAVSIEAAGHPGPIAEDVPDRPVAMDGRLRLRKRLPTGALCLGLGEKTGWLDRRGRVLEMWNTDVLPHMPDTDPLYQSIPFLVVYRQGRAWGLFLHNTHRSSFDLGATDPECLEIAVDGGVLDYFVMAGPTLEDVVHRYTELTGTMPMPPRWAVGFHQSRWGYEREQDVRALAHELRRRRIPCDAIYLDIDYMDGYRVFTWDAERFPDPSRLAADLAEQGLRIVTIVDPGVKIDPDYPVYREGLEQGLFVRKPDGRPFEGAVWPGPTVWPDFNQVAVRRWWGRWHRVLLDAGVAGIWNDMNEPASFRHPLPTGTLDLDAVHGPDEERPPEERRAMRHAEAHNVYGLLMGQATYHALLELRPGIRPFVLTRAGFAGIQRYAAVWTGDNSSWWEHLAMMGPQLLNLGLSGVAFVGADVGGFTGHVTGELLTRWTQAAAFTPFFRNHSAKNTRPQEVWRFGEEMEAICREFIVWRYRLLPYLYTLFWEAASRGTPIMRPLFWHHPGDEAAERVQDEWLLGPHLLVAPVTRPGERQRLVYLPDGEWVHLWQPVRLQGPAHAPVEAPLDQIPVFVRAGVPLPLGPEALHTGELTRDGRVSLGVAAPSSTALARGDVGGWTWLYEDDGESLAYREGDFARRRIETAWSLAGGRLSLCAELGPREGRYVPRRAWLEWVVDRVDRGRPAAVRWQGEPVEPSGEAWTPVPEQRADAAQALAGPWAKRPAWWWDASRSRLVVRVPEPTGPARLDVEWA; the protein is encoded by the coding sequence ATGCCTGACGACCTCTCCCACGCTGCCGCGGATGATGCCGCTCCCTCCACGTCGGTGGGGCCCTTGCGCGCTGTCGGCGCCGAGATGCGACGACTCGTCCTCGAGGATCGGGCCGGCGTCCGCCTCGAGGTGAGCGCCTGGGCGCCGGATCTGGTCCGCGTCGTCGTCGCCCCCGCCAGCCGCCCGCCCGCCACCGTGGGTTGGGCCCTGGCGCGGCCCGAGTCGCAGTGGGACGCTGGCTTCCCGGTCCGGCTCGAGGAGCGACGGGACGGCTGGGTGCTCGTCACCCCGTCGCTCACCGTCCGCGTGGCGCGTGCCAGCGGCGCCGTCTCCATCGAGGCGGCAGGACACCCGGGCCCCATCGCGGAGGATGTCCCGGACCGGCCCGTCGCCATGGACGGCCGGCTCCGGCTGCGCAAGCGGCTGCCGACCGGGGCGCTGTGCCTAGGCCTGGGGGAGAAGACGGGCTGGCTCGACCGCCGTGGCCGCGTCCTGGAGATGTGGAACACGGACGTGCTGCCGCACATGCCCGACACGGACCCGCTCTACCAGTCCATCCCGTTCCTGGTGGTCTACCGGCAGGGCCGGGCGTGGGGGCTCTTCCTGCACAACACCCACCGCTCGTCCTTCGATCTGGGAGCGACCGATCCCGAGTGCCTCGAGATAGCGGTGGACGGCGGGGTGCTCGACTACTTCGTCATGGCGGGGCCGACGCTGGAGGACGTGGTGCACCGCTACACCGAGCTGACGGGCACCATGCCGATGCCGCCTCGGTGGGCCGTGGGCTTCCACCAGAGCCGGTGGGGCTACGAGCGCGAGCAGGACGTCCGGGCCCTGGCCCATGAGCTGCGCCGCCGTCGCATCCCCTGCGACGCCATCTACCTGGACATCGACTACATGGATGGCTACCGGGTCTTCACCTGGGACGCCGAGCGCTTCCCCGACCCCTCGAGGCTGGCGGCGGACCTGGCCGAGCAGGGGTTGCGGATCGTCACCATCGTCGACCCCGGCGTCAAGATCGATCCCGACTACCCCGTCTATCGCGAAGGGCTGGAGCAGGGGCTCTTCGTGCGCAAGCCCGACGGGCGCCCCTTCGAAGGGGCCGTCTGGCCCGGTCCCACCGTCTGGCCCGACTTCAACCAGGTGGCCGTGCGGCGGTGGTGGGGGCGCTGGCACCGGGTGCTGCTGGACGCCGGAGTGGCCGGCATCTGGAACGACATGAACGAGCCCGCCAGCTTCCGCCACCCCCTGCCTACCGGCACCCTGGACCTCGACGCGGTGCACGGGCCCGACGAGGAGCGGCCACCCGAGGAGCGGCGGGCCATGCGTCACGCCGAGGCTCACAACGTCTACGGCCTGCTGATGGGCCAGGCCACCTATCATGCCCTGCTGGAGCTGCGGCCCGGCATCCGCCCGTTCGTCCTGACCCGGGCCGGCTTTGCCGGCATCCAGCGCTATGCGGCCGTCTGGACGGGCGACAACTCCAGCTGGTGGGAGCACCTGGCCATGATGGGGCCGCAGTTGCTCAACCTGGGCCTGTCGGGCGTCGCCTTCGTGGGGGCGGACGTGGGCGGCTTCACCGGCCACGTCACGGGCGAGCTGTTGACCCGGTGGACCCAGGCAGCGGCCTTCACCCCCTTCTTCCGCAACCACTCGGCCAAGAACACCCGGCCCCAGGAGGTCTGGCGCTTCGGCGAGGAGATGGAGGCCATCTGCCGGGAGTTCATCGTCTGGCGCTACCGGCTGCTGCCCTACCTCTACACCCTCTTCTGGGAGGCCGCCTCCCGGGGGACGCCCATCATGCGGCCGCTCTTCTGGCACCATCCGGGCGACGAGGCGGCCGAGCGGGTCCAGGACGAGTGGCTCCTGGGACCGCACCTGCTGGTGGCACCGGTGACCCGCCCCGGCGAGCGACAGCGGCTGGTCTACCTTCCCGACGGCGAGTGGGTGCACCTGTGGCAGCCGGTGCGGCTGCAAGGGCCGGCCCATGCGCCGGTGGAGGCGCCGCTCGATCAGATCCCGGTCTTCGTGCGGGCCGGCGTGCCGCTGCCCCTGGGGCCGGAGGCCCTCCACACCGGAGAGCTGACCCGTGACGGGCGGGTGAGCCTGGGCGTGGCGGCCCCCTCGTCGACGGCCCTGGCCCGGGGTGACGTCGGGGGCTGGACGTGGCTCTACGAGGACGATGGCGAGAGCCTGGCCTACCGGGAGGGCGACTTCGCGCGCCGGCGCATCGAGACGGCCTGGTCCCTGGCCGGGGGCAGACTGTCACTTTGCGCCGAGCTGGGGCCGCGGGAGGGGCGCTACGTGCCGCGACGGGCCTGGCTGGAGTGGGTCGTCGACCGCGTCGACCGCGGCCGGCCCGCCGCGGTACGCTGGCAGGGCGAGCCGGTGGAGCCGTCCGGCGAGGCCTGGACGCCGGTCCCGGAGCAGCGCGCCGACGCCGCCCAGGCGCTGGCCGGGCCGTGGGCGAAGCGCCCGGCGTGGTGGTGGGATGCGTCGCGCAGCCGCCTCGTCGTGCGCGTGCCGGAGCCCACGGGCCCTGCCCGGCTCGACGTGGAGTGGGCGTAA
- a CDS encoding sulfite exporter TauE/SafE family protein, which yields MPFDPATFALILGISVVAGFVGSLLGLGGGVIVVPVLAGGLGFDIRRVIGASLVSVIATSSGAAAAYVRDRLTNLRIAMFLELATTSGALVGAYVSSLLPVRVLFLLFSALLLYSAYGMFQRRHLETGARVPDSPWARRLRLEGSYYDEAMGRTIPYRAGRLAPGFAIMMGAGGLSGVVGIGSGLFKVLGMDMVMGLPIKVSTATSNFMIGVTAAAGAGVHLARGNVDPMLAAPVALGVLLGAWAGSRVLPRLRGRAIRAAFVPLLLYMAGEMFWRGIAGS from the coding sequence TTGCCCTTCGATCCGGCGACGTTCGCGCTGATCCTGGGGATCTCGGTGGTGGCGGGGTTCGTCGGCTCCCTTCTGGGGCTCGGCGGCGGCGTCATCGTGGTGCCCGTGCTGGCCGGTGGCCTGGGCTTCGACATCCGACGGGTCATCGGGGCCAGCCTGGTCTCGGTCATCGCCACCTCCAGCGGCGCGGCTGCCGCTTACGTGCGGGATCGCCTCACCAACCTGCGCATCGCCATGTTCCTGGAGCTGGCCACCACGTCGGGCGCGCTGGTGGGCGCCTACGTCTCGAGCCTCCTGCCGGTGCGGGTGCTCTTCCTGCTCTTCTCGGCGCTGCTGCTCTACTCGGCCTACGGCATGTTTCAGCGCCGGCACCTGGAGACGGGGGCCCGGGTCCCCGACAGCCCCTGGGCCCGCCGGCTGCGGCTCGAGGGGAGCTACTACGACGAGGCGATGGGGCGCACCATCCCCTACCGGGCCGGCCGGCTGGCGCCGGGGTTCGCCATCATGATGGGGGCGGGCGGCCTGTCGGGGGTGGTGGGGATCGGCTCGGGGCTCTTCAAGGTGCTGGGCATGGACATGGTGATGGGGCTCCCCATCAAGGTGTCGACGGCCACCAGCAACTTCATGATCGGCGTGACGGCGGCGGCGGGCGCCGGCGTGCACCTGGCCCGGGGCAATGTGGACCCCATGCTGGCCGCCCCCGTGGCCCTTGGGGTGCTGCTGGGGGCCTGGGCGGGCAGCCGGGTGCTGCCCCGCCTGCGGGGACGGGCCATCCGCGCGGCGTTCGTGCCGCTGTTGCTCTACATGGCCGGCGAGATGTTTTGGAGGGGGATCGCGGGCTCGTGA
- a CDS encoding NADH-quinone oxidoreductase subunit B, which yields MGTPFFLTTVDKFARWAQRSSIWPMTFGLACCAIEMMNLVSPRYDAARFGAEAFRASPRQADLMIVSGRVSHKMAPVIRRLYAQMAEPKWVVAMGACASSGGIFDNYAIVQGVDEVIPVDVYVPGCPPTPEAVLDAILKLQGRIRSSDAKAGIRSWQATA from the coding sequence ATGGGGACGCCCTTTTTCCTGACCACCGTCGACAAGTTCGCCAGGTGGGCCCAGCGCTCTTCCATCTGGCCCATGACCTTCGGGCTCGCCTGCTGTGCCATCGAGATGATGAACCTGGTCTCGCCCCGCTACGACGCCGCGCGCTTCGGCGCGGAGGCCTTCCGGGCCTCGCCGCGCCAGGCAGACCTGATGATCGTCTCGGGGCGCGTCTCCCATAAGATGGCGCCCGTCATCCGTCGGCTCTACGCCCAGATGGCCGAGCCCAAGTGGGTGGTGGCCATGGGCGCCTGTGCCTCCAGCGGGGGCATCTTCGACAACTACGCCATCGTGCAGGGGGTCGACGAGGTGATCCCGGTGGACGTCTACGTGCCGGGCTGCCCGCCCACCCCCGAGGCGGTGCTGGACGCCATCCTCAAGCTGCAGGGGCGCATCCGCTCCAGCGACGCGAAGGCAGGCATCCGATCGTGGCAGGCGACGGCGTGA
- a CDS encoding bifunctional alpha,alpha-trehalose-phosphate synthase (UDP-forming)/trehalose-phosphatase, with protein sequence MARLVVVANRLPVSVIKRKDGLRVSSSPGGLASGLSACFRPESDRWVGWPGIAAERLSMAERESLEGRLRRRGHCPVFLSQEEVERYYLGFSNRTLWPLAHYFPQYAVYDRSLWEAYRRVNQRFAETVVEVVEPGDTIWVHDYQLMLLPGMLRQRLGTDATIGFFLHIPFPSFEVFRTLPWRREMVEGLMGADLVGFHTYDDALHFLESVRRLTGASDNVGRITWEGRVVTVDAFPMGIDVDRYAGASQLPEVEEQLRRVRQQLGATRVVLSVDRLDYSKGIPQRLEAFELFLERHPQYRERVTMVMVAVPSRTEVPAYQALKREVDERISRINGRYGTLGWMPIRYLYRSLPFAALAALYHVADVALVTPLRDGMNLVCKEFVASKRDGRGVLILSEMAGAAKQLPEALLVNPHNVEQMAAALDEALSMSEDDQRARNRLMQQRLRQYDVDWWATTFLRRLEEARGVQRALAQKRLTEADRRAMVQAYRAAQCRLILLDYDGTLVPFAGRPDYAWPDPELLELLQALCDQPRNRVAFVSGRDRHTLTRWLGHLGAAMAAEHGVWLRSPGGEWELVEELADPQWKRVIRPVLEQFAAQTPGAFVEEKDFSLVWHYRQVDPALASVRLGELKSALMQLTARLDVGVLDGDRAVEVKDAAINKGRVTSRWLEGGRYDFILAAGDDTTDEDMFAALPAEAYTIKVRFGPTRARYYVDDSRALRDLLAEMARPG encoded by the coding sequence ATGGCACGACTCGTCGTGGTGGCCAACCGGCTGCCGGTCAGCGTCATCAAACGCAAGGACGGGCTGCGGGTCTCCTCCAGCCCCGGTGGGCTCGCCTCGGGTCTGTCGGCCTGCTTCCGCCCCGAGTCGGACCGCTGGGTGGGCTGGCCCGGCATCGCCGCCGAGCGGCTCAGCATGGCCGAGCGGGAGAGCCTGGAGGGGCGTCTGCGCCGCAGAGGCCACTGTCCGGTCTTCCTGAGCCAGGAGGAGGTGGAGCGCTACTACCTGGGCTTCTCCAACCGGACCCTGTGGCCGCTGGCCCACTACTTCCCCCAGTACGCGGTCTACGACCGCTCCCTGTGGGAGGCCTACCGCCGCGTCAACCAGCGCTTCGCCGAGACGGTCGTCGAGGTGGTCGAGCCCGGCGACACCATCTGGGTGCACGACTACCAGCTGATGCTGCTGCCGGGCATGTTGCGGCAGCGCCTGGGCACCGACGCCACCATCGGCTTCTTCCTGCACATCCCGTTCCCGTCCTTCGAGGTCTTCCGTACGCTGCCGTGGCGGCGAGAGATGGTGGAGGGGCTGATGGGCGCCGACCTGGTGGGCTTCCACACCTACGACGACGCCCTGCACTTCCTCGAGAGCGTCCGGCGCCTGACGGGCGCCAGCGACAACGTGGGGCGCATCACCTGGGAGGGCCGGGTGGTGACCGTCGATGCCTTTCCCATGGGCATCGACGTCGACCGCTACGCCGGCGCCTCCCAGCTCCCCGAGGTCGAGGAGCAGCTCCGCCGGGTGCGTCAGCAGCTCGGCGCCACCCGAGTGGTGCTCTCCGTCGATCGCCTCGACTACTCCAAGGGCATCCCCCAGCGGCTGGAGGCGTTCGAGCTCTTCCTCGAGCGCCATCCCCAGTACCGGGAGCGGGTCACCATGGTGATGGTGGCCGTGCCCTCCCGCACCGAGGTGCCCGCCTACCAGGCGCTCAAGCGCGAGGTGGACGAGCGGATCAGCCGCATCAACGGCCGCTACGGCACCCTCGGCTGGATGCCCATCCGCTACCTGTACCGCTCGCTGCCCTTCGCGGCCCTGGCCGCCCTCTACCACGTGGCCGACGTGGCCCTGGTCACCCCCCTGCGCGACGGGATGAACCTGGTCTGCAAGGAGTTCGTGGCCAGCAAGCGCGATGGGCGGGGCGTGCTGATCCTCAGCGAGATGGCGGGAGCCGCCAAGCAGCTGCCCGAGGCCCTGCTGGTCAACCCCCACAACGTGGAGCAGATGGCCGCCGCGCTGGACGAGGCGCTGTCCATGAGCGAGGACGATCAGCGGGCACGCAACCGGCTCATGCAGCAACGGCTGCGCCAGTACGACGTCGACTGGTGGGCCACGACATTCTTGCGACGCCTGGAGGAGGCACGCGGCGTGCAGCGAGCCCTGGCACAGAAGCGACTCACCGAGGCCGACCGCCGCGCCATGGTGCAGGCGTACCGCGCGGCCCAGTGCCGCCTCATCCTGCTCGACTACGACGGCACCCTGGTGCCCTTCGCCGGTCGCCCCGACTACGCCTGGCCCGATCCCGAGCTCTTGGAGCTGCTGCAGGCGCTCTGCGACCAGCCGCGCAACCGGGTCGCCTTCGTCAGCGGCCGGGATCGCCATACCCTGACCCGGTGGCTGGGCCACCTGGGAGCCGCCATGGCGGCGGAGCACGGGGTCTGGCTTCGCTCGCCGGGGGGCGAGTGGGAGCTGGTCGAGGAGCTGGCCGACCCCCAGTGGAAGCGGGTCATCCGCCCGGTCCTGGAGCAGTTCGCCGCCCAGACGCCCGGCGCGTTCGTCGAGGAGAAGGACTTCTCCCTCGTCTGGCACTACCGCCAGGTCGACCCGGCGCTGGCGTCGGTGCGGCTGGGCGAGCTCAAGTCGGCCCTGATGCAGCTGACCGCCCGCCTCGACGTCGGGGTGCTCGACGGCGACCGCGCCGTGGAGGTCAAGGACGCGGCCATCAACAAGGGCCGGGTGACCAGCCGGTGGCTGGAGGGCGGCCGCTACGACTTCATCCTGGCCGCCGGCGACGACACCACCGACGAGGACATGTTCGCCGCGTTGCCGGCCGAGGCGTACACCATCAAGGTGCGCTTCGGGCCGACCCGGGCCCGCTACTACGTCGACGACTCCAGGGCCCTGCGGGACCTGCTGGCGGAGATGGCGCGCCCGGGCTGA
- a CDS encoding class II aldolase/adducin family protein, producing the protein MIFSIVGQLDSPVRQWLAQGLRQELERRGHVYEEPTSRDLRLVLNFVDPGRPRPYRRRARATFVCSVAEASEPPRDVLKAAYPLLIRSLSNLLLYVVPDGEQVRTYFVTLEQGYYEIPYDPDESVFFEQLYGRLHPLASSNLIIDNVFEPDLPESLWEGDEAVDQIRRASRRLGELDLLPAPFPIQEILPPEDLRHVQHLYGIGGLSYGNLSARRDRTSFWMSASGVNKYRLETVGQDILLVKRYDAERNAMILSVPPHVTPRRVSVDAIEHWMIYTEHPEVGAILHVHAWMDGVRSTQVNYPCGTLELAQSVANLVREAPDPRRAVIGLRNHGLTITGPSLDEIFERIEGRLIRQVPMM; encoded by the coding sequence ATGATCTTCAGCATCGTGGGTCAACTCGACTCGCCCGTGCGCCAGTGGCTGGCCCAGGGCCTCCGGCAGGAGCTGGAGCGCCGGGGGCACGTCTACGAGGAGCCGACCTCCCGGGATCTGCGGCTCGTCCTCAACTTCGTCGACCCCGGACGGCCCCGCCCGTACCGGCGGCGGGCCCGCGCCACCTTCGTCTGCTCGGTGGCCGAGGCATCCGAGCCGCCCCGCGACGTGCTCAAGGCGGCCTATCCGCTGCTGATCCGGTCGCTGTCCAATCTGCTGCTGTACGTGGTGCCCGACGGCGAGCAGGTCCGGACCTACTTCGTCACGCTCGAGCAGGGCTACTACGAGATCCCCTACGACCCCGACGAGTCCGTCTTCTTCGAGCAGCTGTACGGTCGGCTGCATCCGCTGGCCTCGTCCAACCTCATCATCGACAACGTCTTCGAGCCCGATCTGCCCGAGTCGCTGTGGGAGGGCGACGAGGCGGTGGACCAGATCCGCCGGGCCAGCCGCCGACTGGGGGAGCTGGACCTGCTACCGGCGCCGTTTCCCATCCAGGAGATCCTGCCCCCGGAGGACCTGAGGCACGTCCAGCACCTCTACGGCATCGGCGGGCTCAGCTACGGCAACCTGAGCGCGCGCCGGGACCGCACCTCCTTCTGGATGAGCGCCAGCGGCGTCAACAAGTACCGTCTCGAGACCGTCGGGCAAGACATCCTGCTGGTCAAGCGCTACGACGCCGAGCGCAACGCGATGATCCTGAGCGTGCCGCCCCACGTCACGCCGCGGCGGGTCTCGGTCGACGCCATCGAGCACTGGATGATCTACACGGAGCACCCCGAGGTGGGAGCCATCCTGCACGTCCACGCGTGGATGGACGGGGTGCGCTCGACCCAGGTCAACTACCCCTGCGGCACGCTGGAGCTGGCCCAGTCGGTGGCCAACCTGGTACGGGAGGCGCCGGATCCGCGGCGGGCCGTCATCGGGTTGCGCAACCACGGTCTCACCATCACCGGGCCCAGCCTCGACGAGATCTTCGAGCGCATCGAGGGGCGGCTCATCCGGCAGGTCCCGATGATGTGA
- a CDS encoding DUF1634 domain-containing protein, with protein sequence MSGGGARVTGAELAGRSEAAQRRARPADDRLEVVISRILQTGVLVAAAILLLGVAAWIGRGDAGYPPPGYPTRAGEVLAGLREGRPAAVLQAGLLVLLMTPVVRVAASAVVFWVQGDRLFTALTLAVLGLLALGLSLGGAGA encoded by the coding sequence GTGAGCGGCGGAGGGGCGCGGGTGACGGGCGCCGAGCTGGCCGGGCGCAGCGAGGCGGCGCAACGGCGGGCGCGACCCGCCGACGACCGCCTGGAGGTGGTCATCAGCCGCATCCTGCAGACCGGCGTCCTGGTGGCCGCGGCCATCCTGCTGCTAGGGGTGGCGGCGTGGATCGGGCGGGGCGACGCGGGCTACCCGCCTCCCGGCTACCCGACCCGGGCGGGCGAGGTGCTGGCTGGCTTGCGCGAGGGGCGCCCGGCGGCTGTCTTGCAGGCGGGGCTGCTGGTGCTGCTCATGACGCCCGTGGTACGGGTGGCCGCCTCGGCGGTCGTCTTCTGGGTGCAGGGGGACCGCCTCTTCACGGCGTTGACGCTGGCGGTGCTGGGGCTGCTGGCCTTGGGCTTGTCGCTGGGCGGCGCCGGCGCCTGA
- a CDS encoding NADH-quinone oxidoreductase subunit A: protein MRQTVEAYGALAIYLAVVLAITLTISVLAGRIGRRRPDPVKIEPYESGYPTPPLMGRFPVKFYVVAMLFVIFDVETVAFYPWAVQVRELGAYGLAVMGLFLAILAIGDAYVWKKGGFEWK from the coding sequence TTGCGACAGACCGTGGAGGCCTACGGCGCACTCGCGATCTACCTCGCGGTGGTCCTGGCGATCACCCTCACCATCAGCGTCCTCGCGGGCCGCATCGGGCGGCGCCGCCCCGATCCCGTCAAGATCGAGCCGTACGAGAGCGGCTATCCCACGCCTCCGCTGATGGGGCGCTTTCCCGTCAAGTTCTACGTCGTGGCCATGCTCTTCGTCATCTTCGACGTCGAGACCGTCGCCTTCTACCCCTGGGCCGTGCAGGTGCGGGAGCTGGGCGCCTACGGCCTGGCTGTGATGGGGCTCTTCCTGGCCATCCTGGCCATCGGCGACGCGTACGTCTGGAAGAAGGGGGGATTCGAATGGAAGTGA
- a CDS encoding DUF512 domain-containing protein yields the protein MRRRTPRAALKPGAVIAAVEPGSIAQEAGLGAGDRIVSINGAPATDLIQLHYAAAQPRLSILVQRPDGQELLVEIDKDEEEDLGLRFEDPLFDRIVTCVNRCIFCFVHQSPKGLRRSLYIMDDDLRLSVLDANFITLTNWTEEEWQRVLEQHLSPLYISVHATDDDVRAFLMGTERARGIMGQLRRLAQAGIVMHTQLVLCPGINDGPQLDRSIADLASLFPHVRTISVVPVGLTRFRRHLYPLRSYEPDEARAVLRQVRWWQRRSLAERGTRLVFAADEWYVLARRWVPPAEAYEEFPQLANGIGLLRKLIDEVRQAEREIRRAGCLAAGSGGRRRVLWVTGVSASAVLRALAGRLARVAPGVEIEVEAVVNRFYGPTVTVAGLLTGGDLRDALAARGDLASFDAVLLPDVTLKADAPVFLDDMTLDELNRAVGRPLEVLPVDGRALVEASLGLALTSSGPAG from the coding sequence ATGCGACGGCGGACGCCCCGGGCGGCTCTCAAGCCGGGTGCGGTCATCGCGGCGGTCGAGCCCGGCTCCATCGCGCAGGAGGCGGGCCTGGGCGCCGGTGACCGCATCGTCTCCATCAACGGGGCGCCCGCCACCGACCTGATCCAGCTCCACTACGCCGCCGCCCAACCCCGTCTCTCCATCCTGGTGCAGCGGCCCGACGGCCAGGAGCTCCTGGTGGAGATCGACAAGGACGAGGAGGAGGACCTCGGACTGCGCTTCGAGGACCCCCTCTTCGACCGCATCGTCACCTGCGTCAACCGGTGCATCTTCTGCTTCGTGCACCAGTCGCCCAAGGGGCTGCGGCGCAGCCTCTACATCATGGACGACGACCTGCGCCTGTCGGTGCTCGATGCCAACTTCATCACCCTGACCAACTGGACCGAAGAGGAGTGGCAGCGGGTCCTCGAGCAGCATCTCTCGCCACTGTACATCTCCGTCCACGCCACCGACGACGACGTGCGGGCCTTCCTGATGGGCACCGAGCGGGCCCGGGGGATCATGGGCCAGCTGCGGCGCCTCGCGCAGGCCGGCATCGTCATGCACACCCAGCTGGTGCTCTGCCCGGGCATCAACGACGGCCCTCAGCTGGATCGCTCCATCGCGGACCTGGCCTCCCTCTTCCCGCACGTGCGCACCATCTCGGTGGTGCCGGTGGGCCTCACCCGCTTCCGGCGCCACCTGTACCCCCTGCGGTCGTACGAGCCCGACGAGGCCCGCGCCGTGCTGCGCCAGGTGCGATGGTGGCAGCGCCGGAGCCTGGCCGAGCGGGGGACGCGGCTGGTCTTCGCCGCCGACGAGTGGTACGTGCTGGCACGGCGCTGGGTGCCGCCGGCCGAGGCCTACGAGGAGTTTCCCCAGCTGGCCAACGGCATCGGGCTGCTGCGCAAGCTCATCGACGAGGTCCGCCAGGCCGAGCGCGAGATCAGGCGGGCGGGGTGCCTGGCGGCGGGGTCGGGCGGCCGGCGGCGCGTCCTGTGGGTGACCGGCGTCTCCGCATCGGCCGTCTTGCGGGCGCTGGCGGGCCGGCTGGCTCGGGTGGCGCCCGGCGTCGAGATCGAGGTGGAGGCGGTGGTCAACCGCTTCTACGGGCCCACGGTGACCGTGGCGGGTCTGCTGACCGGCGGCGACCTGCGCGACGCGCTGGCGGCCCGGGGCGATCTGGCCAGCTTCGACGCCGTGCTCCTGCCCGACGTCACCCTCAAGGCCGACGCGCCCGTCTTCCTCGACGACATGACCCTCGACGAGCTGAACCGGGCCGTCGGCCGGCCGTTGGAGGTGCTGCCGGTCGACGGGCGTGCCCTGGTGGAGGCCAGCCTGGGGCTGGCCCTCACATCATCGGGACCTGCCGGATGA
- a CDS encoding M24 family metallopeptidase: MTPEESALRRQEIAEKRERLNRLLQSLKLDALLVGRRDNFAWVTAGGDNHVALATETGEGYLLVEPDRWTLVATNIETPRLTREELGDLPVPLDVEAAPWWQGVELTIERLVKGRRVGSDTGVAGTPNVAAALRELRLPLTVPECQRIRVVGRQASEALEAVMTRELAPGQTELELAGRISRALWERGLEPTVVLVAADDRVRQFRHPVPTARAVDRYVMGVVCARRGGLTVALTRLAHFGRVPGDLRARHEAVCRVDAAMMAATRPGVRVADVLEAGARAYRKEGFGEEWRLHHQGGAIGYANREYLATPDGSQVVTAPAAFAWNPSITGTKSEDTILVGANSRDGIEIVTAHSPAWPTVEVEVAGQSLPRPGILELARSRASG; encoded by the coding sequence ATGACGCCGGAGGAGTCGGCGCTTCGGCGGCAGGAGATCGCCGAGAAGCGGGAGCGCCTCAACCGTCTGCTGCAGTCGCTCAAGCTGGATGCGTTGCTGGTCGGCCGCCGCGACAACTTCGCCTGGGTGACGGCCGGCGGCGACAACCATGTCGCGCTGGCCACCGAGACAGGGGAGGGCTATTTGCTGGTCGAGCCGGACCGGTGGACGCTGGTGGCCACCAACATCGAGACGCCCCGCCTCACCCGGGAGGAGCTCGGCGACCTCCCGGTGCCGCTCGACGTGGAGGCCGCGCCCTGGTGGCAGGGGGTGGAGCTGACCATCGAGCGCCTCGTCAAGGGGCGCCGGGTCGGCTCCGATACGGGCGTCGCCGGCACGCCCAACGTCGCGGCCGCGCTCCGGGAGTTGCGGCTGCCGCTGACCGTTCCGGAGTGCCAGCGGATCCGGGTGGTGGGCCGGCAGGCCTCCGAGGCGCTGGAGGCGGTCATGACCCGTGAGCTGGCGCCGGGCCAGACGGAGCTGGAGCTGGCCGGTCGCATCAGCCGGGCCCTCTGGGAGCGGGGTCTGGAGCCGACCGTGGTGCTGGTGGCGGCCGACGACCGGGTGCGCCAGTTTCGCCATCCCGTCCCGACCGCCCGGGCCGTCGATCGCTACGTCATGGGGGTCGTCTGCGCCCGCCGGGGCGGCCTGACGGTGGCGCTGACCCGGCTCGCCCACTTCGGACGGGTGCCGGGCGATCTGCGGGCCCGCCACGAGGCCGTCTGCCGTGTCGACGCAGCCATGATGGCCGCCACGCGGCCCGGCGTGCGGGTCGCCGACGTCCTGGAGGCGGGAGCCCGGGCGTACCGCAAGGAGGGCTTCGGCGAGGAGTGGCGTCTGCACCACCAGGGCGGGGCCATCGGCTACGCCAACCGCGAGTACCTGGCCACCCCCGACGGCTCGCAGGTGGTGACGGCGCCGGCGGCCTTCGCCTGGAACCCCAGTATCACCGGGACCAAGTCAGAGGATACCATCCTGGTGGGGGCGAACTCCCGAGACGGAATCGAAATCGTTACGGCCCACTCGCCCGCGTGGCCGACCGTCGAGGTGGAGGTGGCCGGTCAGAGCTTGCCGCGACCCGGCATCCTGGAGCTGGCCCGGAGCCGGGCGAGCGGATAG